The window GTGGCCGTCGACGTGGGGCCGGGGCTGTTCACCGGTCTCCGGGTCGGGGTGGCGACGGCGAAGGCGCTGGCGCTGGCGCTGCGCATCCCGATGGTCGGGCTCTCCAGCCTCGACCTCCTCGCGTTCGCCCTGCACCACACCGAGGGCCTCATCGCGACCGTGGTCGACGCCCGGCGGGGCGAGGTCTTCGCCGCCTTGTACCGGCCCGTGCCCGGAGGCGTGCAGCGTGTGGCCGAGCCACGCGTGTGCGCACCCGGCGAGCTGGCGTCGGAGCTCATGGCCATGGGCGAGGACTGCCTGCTGGTGGGCGACGGGGCGGTCCGCTACGCGCCCACCTTCAACGACGCCCGGCACCTGTGCATCGCCGACGGGGCCTTCGCGCACCCGTCTCCTGCCGCCCTGGTGCAGCTGGCCCACGCCCGGGCCGTGCGCGAGGAGTTCGTGCAGCCGTCGGAGCTGGAGCCGATGTACCTGCGGAAGGCCGACGCCGAGATCAACTGGGAGCGCCGGGCGAGTGTGTGACCGGCGTGCCCCCGGTCCGACCGGCGGCACCTGACGTGGCCGCACGGGTCGACGAGGAGCTCTACCGGTCGCCCGGCGTGGTCCTCGTGCCCATGCGCCGCCGGCACCTCCGGGGCGTGCTCCGGATCGAGGCCCAGGTGTACCCGCGCCCGTGGTCCCTGCGGCTGTTCATGAGCGAGCTGGCCCTGCGCGCCACCCGCACGTACACGGTGGCGTTGGTGGACGGGCTCGTCGCCGGCTACTCGGGCCTCATGGTCACCGGCGAGGACGCCCACGTCACCACCCTCGCCGTCGACCCCCGCTGGCACCGCCATGGCATCGGCTCCCGGCTCCTGCTCCGCATGGCCCGCGCCGCCGTCGCCCAGGGCGCCCGCCACCTAACC of the Acidimicrobiales bacterium genome contains:
- the rimI gene encoding ribosomal protein S18-alanine N-acetyltransferase produces the protein MAARVDEELYRSPGVVLVPMRRRHLRGVLRIEAQVYPRPWSLRLFMSELALRATRTYTVALVDGLVAGYSGLMVTGEDAHVTTLAVDPRWHRHGIGSRLLLRMARAAVAQGARHLTLEVRMSNEPAKKLYGRFGFAPAGVRKNYYVETNEDALVMWANDIDSSEYRARLADIEAKIPRVDAAAGPPAPALPRRPVPATDEPSAPEGGRP
- the tsaB gene encoding tRNA (adenosine(37)-N6)-threonylcarbamoyltransferase complex dimerization subunit type 1 TsaB, with the translated sequence MIILGIESATTQAGCAVGGVEGVLASFTAARGRRHAETLVPAVQFVCAQAQVRLEEVSVVAVDVGPGLFTGLRVGVATAKALALALRIPMVGLSSLDLLAFALHHTEGLIATVVDARRGEVFAALYRPVPGGVQRVAEPRVCAPGELASELMAMGEDCLLVGDGAVRYAPTFNDARHLCIADGAFAHPSPAALVQLAHARAVREEFVQPSELEPMYLRKADAEINWERRASV